One segment of Rhodothermus bifroesti DNA contains the following:
- a CDS encoding GNAT family N-acetyltransferase, which yields MTEVYRTTVPTDAVLSIEEVGLDQLELIRELNLRIFEEERVINTFDREDLLILLARVNGVPAGFKIGYRENGRTFYSAKGGVLPEYRRQGIARQLLYVMMDWARQKGYKRFAYDTFPNRHPGMTVLGLIEGFRVTRADYNTYYRDYRLRLEKDL from the coding sequence ATGACCGAAGTATATCGCACAACCGTGCCTACCGATGCTGTACTAAGCATTGAAGAAGTCGGGCTGGATCAACTGGAATTGATCCGCGAGCTTAACCTGCGCATTTTCGAGGAAGAGCGCGTTATCAACACCTTTGATCGCGAAGATTTATTGATTTTGCTGGCGCGCGTTAATGGCGTGCCGGCAGGGTTCAAGATCGGCTATCGTGAAAACGGCCGCACGTTTTACAGTGCCAAAGGCGGCGTGTTGCCAGAATACCGTCGCCAGGGTATTGCCCGTCAGCTGCTTTATGTGATGATGGACTGGGCACGCCAGAAAGGCTATAAGCGGTTTGCTTACGATACGTTTCCCAACCGGCATCCTGGCATGACCGTCCTGGGGCTTATCGAAGGCTTTCGCGTAACACGGGCCGATTATAACACCTACTATCGCGACTACCGGCTGCGACTGGAAAAAGACCTGTAA
- a CDS encoding DinB family protein, with protein sequence MANEPWLEADQTEGAQARRADLLKGLRQVQYWIDEALAQVPDETALWWEPAAGVPSIGARLQHILGASRRLAAYALAADPDPESLAAAARSDWTPQMLPKASLAQEVRDFFAELIHRLEALPEEAMDELRPLGRKRLPVRRWTILHHLVEHAAYHSGQLILLVRLYTHHVG encoded by the coding sequence ATGGCAAACGAACCCTGGCTGGAGGCTGACCAAACTGAAGGCGCACAAGCACGCCGCGCAGATCTCCTCAAAGGGTTACGCCAAGTGCAGTACTGGATCGATGAAGCGCTCGCCCAGGTGCCCGACGAAACTGCGCTCTGGTGGGAACCCGCAGCAGGTGTTCCTTCAATTGGAGCGCGCCTGCAGCATATTCTGGGTGCCAGTCGGCGACTGGCCGCCTATGCCTTAGCTGCCGATCCCGATCCCGAAAGCCTGGCCGCAGCCGCCCGATCGGATTGGACCCCTCAGATGCTGCCCAAAGCGAGCTTGGCGCAGGAAGTTCGCGACTTTTTTGCTGAATTGATCCACCGTCTTGAAGCACTGCCCGAGGAGGCAATGGACGAGCTGCGCCCGCTTGGCCGAAAACGACTGCCCGTACGGCGCTGGACGATCTTGCATCACCTTGTCGAGCATGCGGCCTATCATAGCGGCCAGCTTATCTTGCTCGTGCGCCTCTACACGCACCACGTTGGCTAA
- a CDS encoding ABC transporter permease: protein MSLLLFEIGEGFRSALHAIMAHKLRAVLTTLGIIIGIVAVTLMVTVINGVERGLNATLSVLGADVLYVEKFPWAFNPSRWWEYINRPELKPELAALIAQRARYVSAAAPVYWHQGYARYERVTVSQLSIVGTTADYVRVHTFDVALGRFFTEVEDRSGRPVCVLGAEVAARLFPVAQPLGKFIRLNNHRCQVIGVMDRQGTGPDSPAGLDLQVLIPLSTFSRFFGLQGRRVSIQVKAVHPDLLALAQDEVTGILRVARKLDALEKNNFEINTLQAFQRQMAPVKGAIYGVGIFLTALSLFVGGIGVMNIMFVSVKERTREIGIRKAVGATPRAVLTQFLMEAVMVCLVGGVIGVLLSIGLTAIVDLMLPTYLPATTVMLAFLICILTGVTFGLAPAWTAARAQPIEALRYE, encoded by the coding sequence ATGTCGCTACTGCTGTTCGAAATCGGAGAAGGATTTCGGAGCGCTCTGCATGCGATCATGGCGCACAAGCTGCGCGCCGTTTTGACTACGCTAGGCATCATTATCGGCATTGTGGCCGTAACGCTAATGGTGACCGTGATCAATGGTGTCGAGCGTGGACTGAATGCAACGCTTTCGGTTCTAGGTGCCGATGTGCTTTATGTTGAGAAATTCCCCTGGGCCTTTAACCCTTCGCGCTGGTGGGAGTACATCAACCGTCCTGAGCTGAAACCTGAGCTGGCGGCCCTCATTGCGCAACGTGCACGCTACGTCAGTGCTGCAGCTCCGGTTTATTGGCATCAAGGCTATGCACGCTATGAACGCGTGACCGTATCGCAACTCTCAATTGTAGGCACGACGGCCGATTACGTGCGCGTGCACACCTTTGATGTGGCGCTAGGCCGCTTTTTTACCGAAGTAGAAGACCGCAGCGGCCGTCCCGTATGCGTGCTAGGAGCTGAAGTGGCCGCGCGTTTGTTTCCTGTAGCCCAGCCTTTGGGAAAGTTTATCCGCTTAAACAACCACCGCTGTCAAGTCATTGGCGTGATGGATCGCCAGGGTACCGGACCGGACAGTCCTGCGGGGCTTGATTTGCAGGTACTGATTCCGCTGAGCACGTTTAGTCGTTTCTTTGGCCTGCAGGGCCGAAGGGTTTCTATCCAGGTTAAAGCAGTGCACCCCGATCTTTTAGCATTGGCCCAAGATGAGGTGACAGGCATTTTGCGGGTGGCACGTAAGTTGGACGCTTTGGAGAAAAATAACTTTGAAATCAACACCCTGCAGGCTTTTCAAAGGCAGATGGCACCGGTCAAGGGAGCTATCTATGGGGTGGGTATTTTTCTAACGGCCCTTTCGCTGTTTGTAGGTGGCATTGGGGTGATGAACATCATGTTTGTTTCGGTTAAAGAGCGCACCCGGGAAATTGGCATCCGAAAAGCTGTTGGTGCTACGCCGCGGGCAGTTCTGACGCAGTTTCTGATGGAAGCCGTGATGGTTTGTTTGGTAGGCGGGGTGATTGGGGTGCTGCTGTCTATAGGACTGACGGCGATCGTGGATTTAATGCTGCCTACGTATTTACCAGCCACTACGGTGATGTTGGCGTTTCTAATTTGCATTTTGACTGGTGTAACGTTTGGGTTGGCGCCGGCCTGGACGGCTGCACGTGCCCAGCCCATTGAAGCACTCCGCTACGAATGA
- a CDS encoding ABC transporter permease, whose protein sequence is MEWREAFRMAWMALQANKLRSSLTLLGMVVGIFAIISSVTAVQVIDVYFRESMTFLGVSTFTITRYPAIEINGGQQEYRRPITYAQVEQLRRTLTLPVYLSVLEGFAMGSLQYESQKTEPGVILIGTDEHFLENYGYELDIGRFFTAQEVHYGRMVTVLGSVVAEELFPNISPVGKVVRFQGQPYEVIGVLKEKGSFLGFSQDRRIFIPITTAFAQYGRPDRDLGSVSVRVARPELLGAAMEETISRLRIIRKVPPHKPNDFEVSTNDSMRGVFDRFTRLLSMAGAGIGFIALLTAGIGIMNIMLVSVAERTREIGIRKAVGARRRDILGQFLLEAFFLCQLGGLVGILLGVLTGNLVALRFDISAVFPWEWALMGVLLVTLVAVVFGSYPAYRAARLHPIEALRYE, encoded by the coding sequence ATGGAATGGCGTGAAGCTTTTCGTATGGCCTGGATGGCGCTTCAGGCAAACAAGCTGCGCTCGAGCCTGACGCTGCTAGGAATGGTAGTAGGCATTTTTGCCATCATTAGCTCGGTAACAGCGGTGCAAGTCATCGACGTGTACTTTCGCGAGTCGATGACGTTTTTGGGGGTTTCTACCTTCACGATTACCCGCTATCCGGCTATAGAAATTAACGGCGGCCAACAGGAGTACCGGCGCCCTATTACGTATGCCCAGGTGGAACAGCTCCGGCGTACCCTGACGCTGCCTGTGTACCTTAGCGTGCTGGAAGGGTTTGCGATGGGATCACTGCAATATGAGTCCCAGAAGACCGAGCCTGGGGTGATCCTGATTGGGACCGACGAGCACTTTTTGGAGAACTATGGCTATGAACTGGACATAGGTCGCTTTTTTACTGCCCAGGAAGTGCACTATGGGCGCATGGTTACGGTTTTAGGTTCGGTAGTCGCCGAAGAGTTGTTTCCCAACATATCCCCTGTAGGGAAGGTGGTGCGTTTTCAAGGGCAGCCTTACGAAGTGATTGGCGTGCTCAAGGAAAAAGGGAGTTTCCTGGGCTTTAGCCAAGATCGCCGCATCTTTATCCCCATTACGACGGCTTTTGCACAGTATGGCCGGCCGGATCGTGACCTGGGATCGGTAAGCGTGCGTGTGGCCCGGCCCGAGCTCCTGGGTGCAGCGATGGAAGAAACCATCAGCCGGCTCCGGATCATTCGGAAAGTGCCTCCGCATAAGCCAAACGACTTTGAAGTTAGCACGAACGACTCCATGCGGGGGGTTTTTGATCGGTTTACGCGTTTGCTGTCGATGGCAGGTGCTGGTATTGGTTTCATTGCGCTACTGACGGCGGGTATTGGCATTATGAATATCATGCTGGTATCGGTCGCAGAGCGCACCCGAGAGATTGGCATTCGGAAAGCTGTTGGGGCCCGGCGGCGAGATATTCTGGGGCAGTTCTTGCTTGAAGCATTTTTCTTGTGCCAGTTAGGTGGGCTTGTAGGTATTTTGCTGGGCGTTTTGACAGGTAACCTGGTTGCCCTGCGGTTCGATATTTCGGCGGTGTTTCCGTGGGAGTGGGCACTGATGGGTGTTTTGCTGGTAACGCTCGTTGCGGTCGTGTTTGGCAGCTATCCGGCCTATAGGGCGGCCCGGTTACATCCCATAGAAGCTTTGCGTTACGAATAA
- the rpiA gene encoding ribose 5-phosphate isomerase A, with translation MEETLTPAERAKRIAGQHVAAMVENGMRLGLGTGSTAAWAIRALGHRVREEGLHVVGVPTSYAAERLARAEGIPLVTLDDVDVLDLAFDGADEVSPTLDVIKGRGAAHTREKVVAAQARRFVILVDESKLVERLGTRWPVPVEVLPMAATPVMRTLERLGAVPVLRMGQGKDGPVVTDQGFWIIDARFPNGIDDPQALAIKLSTLPGVLDHGLFLDMVTDVLVGQADGHVRHLKKSAGARQ, from the coding sequence ATGGAAGAGACGCTTACACCTGCCGAACGCGCCAAGCGTATAGCTGGCCAGCATGTGGCGGCTATGGTGGAAAACGGCATGCGGCTAGGGCTGGGTACAGGATCAACGGCTGCTTGGGCCATTCGTGCACTTGGGCACCGGGTACGCGAAGAAGGACTGCACGTGGTGGGCGTGCCCACCTCGTATGCTGCCGAACGTTTGGCCCGGGCCGAAGGCATTCCGCTGGTCACGCTCGATGATGTTGACGTGTTAGATCTGGCCTTCGACGGTGCCGACGAGGTAAGCCCCACGCTGGATGTAATTAAGGGCCGAGGGGCTGCACATACCAGGGAAAAAGTCGTAGCGGCTCAGGCACGCCGCTTTGTCATTTTGGTCGATGAATCCAAGCTGGTTGAACGCTTGGGCACGCGCTGGCCGGTTCCTGTTGAAGTGCTTCCTATGGCCGCTACCCCTGTTATGCGAACCTTAGAGCGGCTGGGAGCCGTGCCCGTCTTGCGTATGGGCCAAGGCAAAGACGGTCCTGTAGTGACCGATCAGGGTTTTTGGATCATTGATGCCCGATTCCCCAACGGCATTGACGATCCACAGGCCTTGGCGATCAAGCTTTCTACGTTACCTGGTGTGCTAGACCACGGCCTATTTTTAGATATGGTTACCGACGTTTTGGTAGGTCAGGCTGATGGTCATGTTCGTCATCTGAAAAAATCCGCGGGAGCACGCCAATAA
- a CDS encoding energy transducer TonB produces the protein MGFIRKTEEADLRKRYPLYIEIGLILTLILLIVAFRIDWRPEQGVQFVVEEQEVVQMEEIVQTRQEVAPPPPPRPPVPVEVPDETTLEEAELNLDAALDIGEAVASVPPPPPPPPQKQEEEPEPEVFVVVEEMPELIGGQQAIYNCIKYPEIARKAGVEGRVIVQFIVNEQGNVSDAQVLRGVGAGLDEEALRCIGQLKFKPGKQRGRPVRVRMSLPVIFRLQ, from the coding sequence ATGGGATTTATTCGCAAAACAGAAGAGGCCGATCTGCGGAAGCGGTATCCCTTGTATATTGAGATCGGCCTGATCCTCACGTTGATCCTGCTCATTGTGGCGTTTCGCATCGACTGGCGCCCAGAGCAAGGCGTGCAGTTTGTAGTTGAAGAGCAGGAAGTGGTGCAAATGGAGGAAATTGTCCAGACCCGCCAGGAAGTCGCTCCTCCACCTCCGCCGCGCCCCCCAGTGCCTGTCGAAGTGCCGGATGAAACGACATTGGAAGAGGCAGAGCTGAATCTGGACGCAGCCTTAGATATCGGAGAGGCAGTGGCTAGCGTACCCCCGCCACCCCCGCCCCCTCCTCAAAAACAAGAGGAAGAGCCGGAGCCCGAGGTTTTCGTAGTGGTCGAGGAAATGCCCGAGTTGATTGGCGGCCAGCAGGCCATCTACAATTGCATTAAGTATCCGGAGATTGCCCGAAAGGCGGGCGTAGAAGGTCGGGTCATTGTCCAGTTTATCGTCAATGAGCAAGGCAACGTTTCCGATGCACAGGTGCTGCGTGGTGTAGGCGCTGGGTTAGATGAAGAAGCCCTTCGGTGCATTGGTCAGCTTAAGTTCAAGCCAGGCAAGCAGCGCGGACGGCCTGTTCGGGTGCGTATGTCGCTGCCTGTGATCTTCCGCCTGCAGTAA